One segment of Curtobacterium sp. MR_MD2014 DNA contains the following:
- a CDS encoding acyl-CoA thioesterase — MARLHAPVRIRWSDIDAYGHVNNSAMLRLLEEARIAGFWGHDPADVAPEDDLPDPIIDGRPGSGTMTVIAAQRLEYLASIPYLRRSLDVQMWIGRIGGASIDVSYEIWSPVGVEPQVLYTRATTALVMVDAASNRPRRLSEAERAACAPFVEAPVQFSRP, encoded by the coding sequence GTGGCGAGGCTGCACGCTCCCGTCCGCATCCGGTGGAGCGACATCGACGCGTACGGCCACGTCAACAACTCCGCGATGCTGCGCCTCCTCGAAGAGGCGCGCATCGCGGGGTTCTGGGGCCACGACCCCGCCGACGTCGCGCCGGAGGACGACCTGCCGGACCCGATCATCGACGGCCGGCCCGGCTCCGGGACGATGACGGTCATCGCTGCACAACGTCTCGAGTACCTCGCATCGATCCCGTACCTGCGCCGGTCCCTCGACGTGCAGATGTGGATCGGACGCATCGGTGGCGCGAGCATCGACGTGTCGTACGAGATCTGGTCACCCGTCGGAGTCGAGCCGCAGGTGCTCTACACGCGCGCCACGACCGCCCTGGTGATGGTCGACGCGGCCTCGAACCGGCCCCGGCGCCTGTCCGAGGCCGAGCGCGCCGCCTGTGCGCCGTTCGTCGAAGCGCCCGTGCAGTTCTCCCGCCCGTAG
- a CDS encoding MFS transporter, producing MNAHAPAASGSILKQSSAVWAIAFACVVAFMGIGLVDPILPAIATSLHATAAQTELLFTSYLAVTGVAMFFTSWVSSRIGAKNTLLIGLALIVVFSVLAATSGSVWNIIGFRAGWGLGNALFISTALATIVGAASGGTASAIILYEAALGLGIAVGPLVGGLLGSVSWRGPFFGVTTLMAIAFIAVVALLKTSGLEKPTPTKLSAPFRALGQPALAALAVTALFYNIGFFVLLAYTPFPLGFGALGIGFTFFGWGVGLAITSVWVAPMLTARMRRTTVLKIALPLLALDLFAAAVVVTSQAGLIICVVIGGLVLGVLNTVLTECVMEATDLPRSVASSAYSAVRFIGGAIAPPVATLLADSFSPSAAYVFAGVSVAVAFVVVVLTTKVLRRVDDGAEPERVEAEAISAGEMV from the coding sequence GTGAACGCCCACGCACCCGCTGCGTCCGGCAGCATCCTCAAGCAGTCGTCCGCCGTCTGGGCGATCGCGTTCGCCTGCGTCGTCGCCTTCATGGGCATCGGCCTGGTCGACCCGATCCTCCCCGCGATCGCGACGTCGCTGCACGCCACCGCCGCGCAGACCGAACTGCTCTTCACGAGCTACCTCGCCGTCACCGGCGTCGCCATGTTCTTCACCAGCTGGGTGTCGAGCCGCATCGGTGCGAAGAACACCCTGCTCATCGGGCTCGCGCTCATCGTGGTCTTCTCGGTGCTCGCCGCGACCTCGGGCAGCGTCTGGAACATCATCGGCTTCCGCGCCGGTTGGGGTCTGGGCAACGCGCTCTTCATCTCCACCGCACTCGCGACCATCGTCGGTGCAGCGTCCGGTGGTACGGCGTCGGCGATCATCCTCTACGAGGCAGCGCTCGGCCTCGGCATCGCCGTCGGGCCCCTGGTCGGCGGACTGCTCGGGTCGGTGAGCTGGCGCGGTCCCTTCTTCGGCGTCACCACCCTGATGGCGATCGCGTTCATCGCCGTCGTCGCGCTGCTCAAGACCTCCGGACTCGAGAAGCCCACGCCGACGAAGCTCTCGGCACCGTTCCGCGCCCTCGGACAGCCGGCGCTCGCGGCCCTCGCGGTGACCGCGCTCTTCTACAACATCGGCTTCTTCGTGCTGCTCGCGTACACGCCGTTCCCGCTCGGCTTCGGCGCACTCGGCATCGGTTTCACCTTCTTCGGGTGGGGTGTCGGGCTCGCGATCACCTCCGTGTGGGTCGCCCCGATGCTGACCGCGCGCATGCGCCGCACGACCGTGCTGAAGATCGCGCTGCCGCTCCTCGCCCTCGACCTGTTCGCCGCGGCGGTCGTCGTGACCTCGCAGGCCGGGCTCATCATCTGCGTGGTCATCGGCGGCCTCGTGCTCGGTGTCCTCAACACGGTGCTCACCGAGTGCGTGATGGAGGCGACGGACCTCCCCCGCTCGGTGGCATCGAGCGCGTACTCCGCGGTGCGCTTCATCGGCGGTGCGATCGCCCCGCCCGTGGCGACGCTGCTCGCCGACTCGTTCTCGCCGTCGGCGGCCTACGTGTTCGCCGGGGTCTCGGTGGCGGTCGCGTTCGTGGTCGTGGTGCTGACCACCAAGGTGCTGCGGCGGGTCGACGACGGGGCCGAGCCGGAGCGTGTCGAGGCAGAGGCGATCTCGGCGGGCGAGATGGTCTGA
- a CDS encoding MarR family winged helix-turn-helix transcriptional regulator: MESSRAQALETLIISVNRLVRAAAQASGDATSAAVWRTLGILETEQPLRLGELAAASRVAQPTMTRIVAGMLTDGLLSRTVDPDDSRGQLIELTDAGRERLATWRATIADSVGPVFADLDDDDWDVLRDAAAIIASRTTTNPTRTEIHA, from the coding sequence ATGGAATCATCACGGGCGCAGGCACTGGAGACGCTGATCATCTCGGTCAACCGCTTGGTCCGTGCTGCGGCGCAGGCCTCCGGCGACGCCACCTCGGCCGCGGTCTGGCGCACGCTCGGCATCCTCGAGACCGAGCAGCCGCTGCGCCTCGGTGAGCTCGCCGCCGCGTCCCGTGTGGCACAGCCCACGATGACCCGGATCGTCGCCGGCATGCTCACCGACGGTCTGCTCTCGCGCACCGTCGACCCCGACGACTCACGCGGACAGCTCATCGAGCTCACCGATGCGGGGCGCGAGCGGCTCGCCACCTGGCGCGCGACGATCGCCGACTCCGTCGGACCGGTCTTCGCCGACCTCGACGACGACGACTGGGACGTCCTGCGCGACGCCGCCGCCATCATCGCCTCGCGCACCACCACGAACCCCACCAGAACGGAGATCCACGCGTGA
- a CDS encoding acyl-CoA thioesterase, translated as MNGEPDFLSTLRLQDTGASTGETILTGASHWSPGGRVFGGQVLAQCIVAAQHTIEDRGIHSMHGYFLRPGDIDVPITFAVERIHDGRSFATRRVQAYQRGVPIFSMIASFQRPDDGLEHQDPFPVGTPDPESLPSAASILSAIDHPVAQAWAERSIDLRHVEGPVFVDVQGERVPHQAVWFRVDGDLPEDPSLHRAVLGYASDMSILEPIMRRHGVAWGTPGVKSASLDHAMWWHRDGRADDWVLYAQESPSAQGGRGLAFGRMFARDGRLLASVAQEGMLRVPR; from the coding sequence GTGAACGGCGAACCCGACTTCCTCAGCACCCTCCGCCTGCAGGACACCGGCGCGAGCACGGGCGAGACGATCCTCACCGGTGCCAGCCACTGGTCGCCCGGCGGCCGGGTCTTCGGCGGACAGGTGCTCGCGCAGTGCATCGTCGCCGCGCAGCACACGATCGAGGACCGCGGCATCCACTCGATGCACGGGTACTTCCTGCGTCCCGGTGACATCGACGTGCCCATCACCTTCGCCGTCGAGCGCATCCACGACGGCCGCTCGTTCGCCACGCGCCGTGTCCAGGCCTACCAACGCGGTGTGCCGATCTTCTCGATGATCGCCTCCTTCCAGCGACCGGACGACGGACTCGAGCACCAGGACCCGTTCCCCGTCGGTACCCCCGATCCCGAGTCGTTGCCCTCGGCCGCGTCGATCCTGTCCGCGATCGACCACCCCGTGGCGCAGGCCTGGGCGGAACGCTCGATCGACCTGCGGCACGTCGAGGGCCCGGTGTTCGTCGACGTACAGGGCGAGCGCGTCCCGCACCAGGCGGTGTGGTTCCGCGTCGACGGTGACCTGCCGGAGGACCCGTCGCTGCACCGGGCCGTGCTCGGCTACGCGAGCGACATGTCGATCCTGGAGCCGATCATGCGGCGGCACGGCGTCGCCTGGGGCACGCCGGGAGTGAAGAGCGCGAGCCTCGACCACGCGATGTGGTGGCACCGCGACGGCCGTGCCGACGACTGGGTCCTGTACGCACAGGAGTCCCCGAGCGCCCAGGGCGGCCGGGGACTGGCGTTCGGGCGGATGTTCGCGCGCGACGGTCGGCTGCTGGCCTCGGTGGCGCAGGAGGGGATGCTGCGCGTGCCGCGCTGA
- a CDS encoding thioredoxin family protein, translating to MQLDLWTSAFCAPCAAARRVSGEAAALVPGLRVTERDVAAHPDTAEDLGIRSTPTIIVRRDDGAEVFRSPGVPSRDQLLVAVAKAL from the coding sequence GTGCAGCTCGACCTCTGGACCTCCGCCTTCTGCGCCCCGTGCGCAGCCGCCCGCCGTGTGAGCGGTGAGGCAGCGGCGCTCGTCCCCGGGCTCCGGGTCACCGAACGCGACGTCGCGGCACACCCTGACACTGCAGAGGACCTCGGCATCCGATCGACCCCCACGATCATCGTGCGTCGGGACGACGGTGCCGAGGTCTTCCGTTCGCCGGGCGTCCCCTCGCGGGACCAGCTGCTGGTGGCGGTCGCGAAGGCGCTCTGA
- the ettA gene encoding energy-dependent translational throttle protein EttA, with protein MAEYIYQMVRARKTVGDKLILDDVTMSFIPGAKIGVVGPNGAGKSTILKIMAGLDQPSNGEAKLTPGFSVGILMQEPELDESKTVLENVQMGVGAIKGKLDRFNEISALMAEPDADFDALLAEMGTLQEEIDAADAWDLDSQLEQAMDALQCPPADAQIANLSGGEKRRVALCKLLLEKPDLLLLDEPTNHLDAESVLWLEQHLSKYPGAVLAVTHDRYFLDHVAQWIAEVDRGRLYPYEGNYSTYLEKKRERLEVQGKKDAKLAKRLGSELEWVRSNSKGRQAKSKARLARYEEMAAEAERTRKLDFEEIVIPVGPRLGSQVIDAEKLQKQFGERVIIDGLSFTLPRNGIVGVIGPNGVGKTTLFKTIVGLEPLDGGQLRIGDTVDISYVDQSRGGIDPNKNLWEVVSDGLDFIQVGKTEIPSRAYVSQFGFKGPDQQKKAGVLSGGERNRLNLALTLKQGGNLLLLDEPTNDLDVETLGSLENALLEFPGCAVVITHDRWFLDRIATHILAWEGVNEDGTPNWYWFEGNFEAYEENKLVRLGPDANKPGRSTYRKLTRD; from the coding sequence ATGGCTGAGTACATCTACCAGATGGTCCGCGCCCGCAAGACGGTCGGCGACAAGCTGATCCTCGACGACGTCACGATGTCGTTCATCCCCGGCGCCAAGATCGGCGTCGTGGGGCCGAACGGCGCGGGCAAGTCGACGATCCTGAAGATCATGGCGGGTCTCGACCAGCCGTCCAACGGCGAGGCGAAGCTCACGCCGGGCTTCTCCGTCGGCATCCTCATGCAGGAGCCCGAGCTCGACGAGTCCAAGACCGTGCTCGAGAACGTCCAGATGGGCGTCGGTGCGATCAAGGGCAAGCTCGACCGCTTCAACGAGATCTCCGCGCTGATGGCGGAGCCGGACGCCGACTTCGACGCCCTCCTGGCCGAGATGGGCACCCTGCAGGAGGAGATCGACGCGGCCGACGCGTGGGACCTCGACTCCCAGCTCGAGCAGGCCATGGACGCGCTGCAGTGCCCGCCGGCTGACGCGCAGATCGCCAACCTCTCGGGTGGCGAGAAGCGCCGCGTGGCGCTCTGCAAGCTGCTCCTCGAGAAGCCCGACCTGCTCCTCCTCGACGAGCCCACCAACCACCTCGACGCCGAGTCCGTGCTGTGGCTCGAGCAGCACCTGTCGAAGTACCCCGGCGCAGTGCTCGCCGTCACGCACGACCGGTACTTCCTCGACCACGTCGCACAGTGGATCGCCGAGGTCGACCGTGGTCGCCTGTACCCGTACGAGGGCAACTACTCGACCTACCTCGAGAAGAAGCGCGAGCGTCTCGAGGTCCAGGGCAAGAAGGACGCCAAGCTCGCCAAGCGTCTGGGCAGCGAACTCGAGTGGGTCCGGAGCAACTCGAAGGGCCGCCAGGCGAAGTCGAAGGCCCGTCTCGCCCGGTACGAGGAGATGGCTGCCGAGGCCGAGCGCACGCGGAAGCTCGACTTCGAGGAGATCGTCATCCCCGTGGGCCCGCGTCTGGGCTCGCAGGTGATCGACGCCGAGAAGCTCCAGAAGCAGTTCGGTGAGCGCGTCATCATCGACGGCCTGTCCTTCACGCTGCCCCGCAACGGCATCGTCGGGGTCATCGGCCCGAACGGCGTCGGCAAGACCACGCTGTTCAAGACCATCGTCGGCCTCGAGCCGCTCGACGGCGGCCAGCTGCGGATCGGCGACACGGTGGACATCTCGTACGTCGACCAGAGCCGCGGCGGCATCGACCCGAACAAGAACCTGTGGGAGGTCGTCTCCGACGGCCTGGACTTCATCCAAGTCGGCAAGACCGAGATCCCGTCCCGCGCCTACGTCTCGCAGTTCGGGTTCAAGGGCCCGGACCAGCAGAAGAAGGCCGGTGTGCTCTCCGGTGGTGAGCGGAACCGCCTGAACCTGGCGCTCACGCTCAAGCAGGGCGGCAACCTGCTGCTCCTCGACGAGCCGACCAACGACCTCGACGTCGAGACCCTCGGCAGCCTCGAGAACGCCCTGCTCGAGTTCCCCGGCTGTGCCGTGGTCATCACCCACGACCGGTGGTTCCTCGACCGCATCGCGACGCACATCCTCGCGTGGGAGGGCGTGAACGAGGACGGCACCCCGAACTGGTACTGGTTCGAGGGCAACTTCGAGGCCTACGAGGAGAACAAGCTCGTGCGCCTCGGCCCGGACGCGAACAAGCCCGGTCGCTCGACGTACCGCAAGCTCACCCGCGACTGA
- a CDS encoding single-stranded DNA-binding protein → MNDTITVCGIVATEPRHLVTDTGIAISSMRLASPSRRWDRSTSSWTNGPTNWYTVTAFRSLAANVHKSLKKGDRILVTGRVRIRTWERDGRNGTAVEIDADGIGHDLAWGISNWIRVPRHVGDSNAGPGVPPGVPTVDPDTGEVTGTVPEDDHATPVLGGDGDDALPGAADGTVLARHGVRDGGVLSDGIPGDGVADGGDTGDSGARAAGGVAPVVPGSREPEPGADGDADARAVA, encoded by the coding sequence ATGAACGACACGATCACCGTCTGCGGCATCGTCGCGACCGAACCCCGGCACCTCGTCACCGACACCGGCATCGCCATCTCGAGCATGCGCCTGGCGTCCCCCTCCCGTCGTTGGGACCGCAGCACGTCGTCATGGACGAACGGTCCGACGAACTGGTACACGGTCACCGCCTTCCGGTCCCTCGCGGCGAACGTCCACAAGTCGCTGAAGAAGGGCGATCGCATCCTCGTGACCGGACGCGTCCGGATCCGCACCTGGGAGCGTGACGGACGGAACGGGACCGCGGTCGAGATCGACGCCGACGGCATCGGGCACGACCTCGCCTGGGGCATCAGCAACTGGATCCGCGTCCCGCGGCACGTCGGCGACTCCAACGCGGGTCCCGGGGTGCCGCCGGGGGTGCCGACGGTGGACCCGGACACCGGCGAGGTGACGGGCACGGTGCCCGAGGACGACCACGCGACGCCCGTGCTCGGCGGGGACGGCGACGATGCGCTGCCCGGGGCAGCAGACGGGACCGTGCTGGCGCGCCACGGCGTCCGGGACGGCGGCGTCCTGAGCGACGGCATCCCGGGCGACGGCGTCGCGGACGGCGGCGATACGGGTGACAGCGGGGCGCGGGCAGCCGGAGGGGTCGCCCCGGTCGTGCCCGGATCCCGAGAGCCCGAGCCGGGAGCAGACGGCGACGCCGACGCCCGTGCCGTCGCATGA
- a CDS encoding NAD(P)H-binding protein, with translation MHVFLTGASGYIGSSVLRALLAHGHQVTAVVRSDQKAQAVRDAGGQAVVGDLSDTELVRRLAHESDAVVHTASAESVDPDFTATVTEAFSGTSKPFVHTGGIFTFGDSTDISEQSPVDPPELTAWRAPIEARVRASDARTTIVAPGIVYGRGAGIPAMFVGDGEHEVRLVGDGSQRWTTVHVDDLGELYVLAVQRGEQDGYVVAATGDNPTVREIAEAGAHGSPVVAESADDSRERLGRAYADALLLHQEASGAHARAAFGWNPTRPTLVEDLASGSSAR, from the coding sequence ATGCACGTCTTCCTCACCGGCGCATCCGGGTACATCGGGTCATCAGTCCTCCGCGCACTCCTCGCCCACGGGCACCAGGTCACCGCGGTCGTCCGTTCCGACCAGAAGGCGCAGGCGGTCCGTGACGCCGGCGGCCAGGCGGTCGTCGGCGACCTGTCCGACACCGAGCTCGTGCGCCGACTCGCGCACGAGAGCGATGCCGTCGTCCACACCGCGTCGGCCGAGTCGGTGGACCCGGACTTCACGGCGACGGTGACCGAGGCGTTCTCGGGGACGTCGAAGCCGTTCGTGCACACGGGCGGCATCTTCACGTTCGGCGACTCGACCGACATCTCGGAGCAGTCGCCCGTCGACCCGCCGGAGCTCACGGCGTGGCGCGCCCCGATCGAGGCGCGGGTCCGCGCGAGCGACGCACGGACGACGATCGTCGCACCGGGCATCGTGTACGGCCGTGGCGCGGGCATCCCGGCGATGTTCGTCGGCGACGGGGAGCACGAGGTCCGGCTGGTGGGCGACGGGTCACAGCGGTGGACGACGGTGCACGTCGACGACCTCGGCGAACTGTACGTCCTCGCCGTGCAGCGCGGGGAGCAGGACGGCTACGTCGTCGCCGCGACCGGTGACAACCCGACCGTGCGCGAGATCGCCGAAGCGGGCGCGCACGGGTCGCCGGTCGTCGCCGAGAGTGCCGACGACAGTCGGGAGCGGCTCGGTCGCGCGTACGCGGACGCCCTGCTGCTGCACCAGGAGGCGTCGGGCGCGCACGCGCGCGCCGCCTTCGGCTGGAACCCGACCCGACCGACACTGGTCGAGGACCTCGCCAGCGGGTCCTCCGCCCGCTGA
- the orn gene encoding oligoribonuclease, with protein sequence MATANDRLVWIDCEMTGLDVEVDQLVEVAVVVTDFDLVPVHPGFDIVIKPDQSALDNMNEFVTNMHATSGLAEAIPDGVSLADAEYQVLEYILQHVPAEGSAPLAGNTIGTDRAFLSKYMPRVDGHLHYRSVDVSSIKELCRRWFPRVYFNAPEKHGGHRALADILESIRELEYYRRAGFIPEPGPTTEDVRAVAAEVVEKWEPRLGQPTAE encoded by the coding sequence ATGGCAACTGCGAACGACCGCCTCGTCTGGATCGACTGCGAGATGACCGGCCTCGACGTCGAGGTCGACCAACTCGTCGAGGTGGCCGTCGTCGTCACGGACTTCGACCTCGTCCCCGTGCACCCCGGGTTCGACATCGTGATCAAGCCCGACCAGTCGGCGCTCGACAACATGAACGAGTTCGTCACGAACATGCACGCGACTTCGGGCCTCGCCGAGGCGATCCCGGACGGTGTCTCGCTGGCGGACGCCGAGTACCAGGTGCTCGAGTACATCCTCCAGCACGTCCCGGCCGAGGGCAGCGCGCCGCTGGCCGGCAACACGATCGGCACGGACCGCGCCTTCCTGTCGAAGTACATGCCCCGCGTCGACGGGCACCTGCACTACCGCAGCGTCGACGTGTCGAGCATCAAGGAGCTCTGCCGCCGCTGGTTCCCGCGCGTGTACTTCAACGCGCCGGAGAAGCACGGCGGCCACCGTGCCCTCGCGGACATCCTCGAGTCGATCCGCGAGCTCGAGTACTACCGTCGCGCCGGCTTCATCCCGGAGCCCGGCCCGACGACCGAGGACGTCCGCGCCGTCGCGGCCGAGGTGGTCGAGAAGTGGGAACCGCGGCTCGGGCAGCCCACGGCGGAGTAG
- the msrA gene encoding peptide-methionine (S)-S-oxide reductase MsrA: MTTFVLAGGCFWCLDAVYRTLQGVQDVVSGYTGGVVEDPTYEAVCTGATGHAEAVAVTFDESVIPADVVLDVFFTLHDPRQLNRQGADVGTQYRSAMFPADDEQRALFEHAVQRAADIWDGGIVTTIEPLGTFFRAEEHHQDFFAKNPGQGYCLAVALPKVNKVRKAYSQYILAS, translated from the coding sequence ATGACGACGTTCGTGCTCGCAGGTGGATGCTTCTGGTGCCTCGACGCGGTGTACCGCACGTTGCAGGGTGTGCAGGACGTGGTGTCGGGCTACACCGGCGGCGTGGTCGAGGACCCGACGTACGAAGCGGTCTGCACCGGTGCGACCGGTCACGCCGAGGCGGTCGCGGTGACCTTCGACGAGTCGGTCATCCCCGCCGACGTCGTCCTCGACGTCTTCTTCACGCTCCACGACCCGCGGCAGCTGAACCGCCAGGGCGCGGACGTCGGCACCCAGTACCGCTCGGCGATGTTCCCGGCGGACGACGAGCAGCGAGCGCTGTTCGAGCACGCGGTGCAGCGCGCTGCGGACATCTGGGACGGCGGGATCGTGACGACGATCGAGCCGCTCGGTACGTTCTTCCGTGCGGAGGAGCACCACCAGGACTTCTTCGCGAAGAACCCCGGTCAGGGCTACTGCCTCGCGGTCGCGCTGCCCAAGGTGAACAAGGTCCGCAAGGCCTACAGTCAGTACATCCTGGCGTCCTGA